The following is a genomic window from Natrinema versiforme.
GTAACGATGGCGACGCTAGCGACGACGCCGGCGACGACACTCCCGACAACCTCTCGCCCGGTCACATCTACTGCAAGGCCCTCGGAGCGGGGGCGACGATCAGTCAGGAGCGGATGGGGTCGGGCGTCGACGATCGGTCGGCGGCGATCGAGGACTACGCGGAACTCGCAAAGGATCTAGATCTAGATGACTACTTTGACCAGTGGTATGCGGAGAACATCGGCGGCAGCGACGAAATCAGCCCCGGTCAGGGCCTTGTCGCGTTCTCGTCGTTGTTCGCGGTGATGGTCCTCGTCGAGGACGCGGAGATGCTCGACGGAGCGATCGATTCGATGAACGACCTTTCGACAGAGACGGAGGCAGCATGAACGTTCGAGACCTTGCAACCGGCGGAGACCCACGGAAAGCGATGGCAGAACAGTTCTTCAAGAGCGAGCAGGCCGAGGCGTTCCTCTCGATCGTCGCCCATCGCGAGCGCCGGATCATGGAGGCCGTCGCCGACCTCCAGGAGGCCGTCGACGACGAAGACGTCGAGCCCCTCGAGGGACTCCCGTCGGTCGACGACCGCGTCGGACAGATTCGATCGATGGCGCTCGCGATGGTCGACGATTCGCTCCCGTCGTGGTACGTCGAGGAAGCGATCGACATCGAGAACGCCGGTGAAGCCGCCCAGTACGCCGACCTGACGCCCGAAGAATGGCAGACGACCAAAGAGACGTGGGCCGAACGCTATCGCGAGCAGGACCTCGAGGGCAGCGTTGAGGAACTCGCAACGGCGCACGTCCGGACCCGGTTCGATGTCGAGGGCCTCGAGGAGTTCCGCGAGGCCGTCGTCGAGTGGCCGACCGAGAGACAGAAAGCAGTCCTCGAGGAGGCGCTCGCCGGCGGGCTGCAGATGGCCGAGCAGGGGATCAACGAGGTAGCTGAGGGACTCGAGGGATGAACCTCGCGTTCGGTGCCCGGACGAACTGGGGGAAGAGCTACGGCCTGCAGGCGTACACCGAGCGCAACGCACCGGAGTACGATCGGACGGTCCTCGTCGATTACAAGGACGAGTACGCGGGGCTGGTCGAGACGGGGCTTCTGCAGCGGCTTCCGCTCCGGCCCGGAACCGAGAACCTGTCACGGGCCCAGTGGCGACAGATCCTCGAGGACAACGGGAACCTGCAACTGGCCCGCGACGGGATGACTGACGACGCTTGGCGCGACGCGATCGCGACCGTGATCGAGGCGCTGGCCCAGCTCGAAGAACGGACGTTCCTCGGGTTGGACGAGGCCCACCGACTGGCCCCGCAGAAGGGCGGCTATCCCGACGCGATCGACACGCTGGCAACGACGTGGCACGGCGACGGGATGGGCGTCGCGTGGGTCACCCAGCGGTTCGCGAAACTCGACGAAGACATCGCCTCGCAGTGTCAGGCGTCGATGCTTGGCGGGTTCGGCTCTGGGAACGACCTCGACAAGGTCCGCGGGATCGTCGAGTACCCAGCCGACGTTCACAAGGCCGACGCGGAGCGATGCCCGCGGACGCTCCCCGACGACCTCCTCGTCGACGGCGAGCCGCTCACGCTTCGCCGGTTCAGCGACGACGCGGGCAACACGATCGGCTCCGAGTGGATCTATTCGGACGATACCGACCTCAGACGGATCGACTCGCGGGATTGGACGCTCGAGAGCACGCACTACGGTAGCGACCGAGTGCGGATCAAACACCCCTTCGACGACTAACTCACGATGCGAACCGACATCACGCTCCGCGGGAGCAAGACCGACCAGTTCGAACGAATACAGGACCTCCTCGAGGACCGGCGCGGTCACGATCTCTCGCGGGCCGATGTCATCGGCATCTTGATGGCCGAGTTCGAGCAGGACCTCGAGGACGATCGCGGGCTCGAGCGGTCGCGACCGTGACGGCGGTCCGCGGGCAACCGCGGGCAAACGACGGCGGACCGCGTCGGTTGACGGCGGTCCTAACGCGCTCTTATACAGGATTTCGGCCGTTCGTTGGACTCGCATGGCAATGCAATTTGATGCGGCAACTGAGGCACTGACCGATAGCGACGTGTGGATGGATGTCGGCATGGTCGCCGGCGGCTACTTCGCACCGTACATCATCGACACCGCGACCGGCACGATGCTCCCGCCGGAAGTGTTCGGCGTCGGGGGGATGGCCCTCGGCGAGACGGTCATCGGCAACCGGGCATTCACGCTCGGCTCGGGCGCGTTCGTCGTCCGGAAGGCAGCGGGCCGATTCAACCTCGAAAACCAGATCGAGGAGGTGTTCGCGTAGATGAGCCTCTCGCTGTTCGCCGCGCTCGGCGACACCTCGAAGTACGTCACGACCGAGACGAACGTCCCGGACCAACTGACGCCGGTCCTCTCGATCAATCCCAAAGACGGTGTGGGGGTCCTGATCCGCAACATGGTCGAAGTCGGCGACAAGGCGGGCCTCCCGATCTATGGGAAGTTTCGCGACGGCGACGGGAACCCGCTGCCGGCGAACACGCGGGTCGCGATCGGCTACCAGGCCCCGACCGACGAGAGCATTCAGGTCGTCTCCGATCCGAAGGCGACGATCGCGAGCTACATCAAAAACTCCGTCTCGGACCAGCAGGACGACCGGAGAGTCGACGCGGTCAAGCACCAA
Proteins encoded in this region:
- a CDS encoding ATP-binding protein, which codes for MNLAFGARTNWGKSYGLQAYTERNAPEYDRTVLVDYKDEYAGLVETGLLQRLPLRPGTENLSRAQWRQILEDNGNLQLARDGMTDDAWRDAIATVIEALAQLEERTFLGLDEAHRLAPQKGGYPDAIDTLATTWHGDGMGVAWVTQRFAKLDEDIASQCQASMLGGFGSGNDLDKVRGIVEYPADVHKADAERCPRTLPDDLLVDGEPLTLRRFSDDAGNTIGSEWIYSDDTDLRRIDSRDWTLESTHYGSDRVRIKHPFDD